CACCAGCTGGGCGATGCGATGTGGATCAGCAGCGACCGCGGCCTGTACCGCTGGCAGCACGGAACGCTGGCGCGGGTCGGGCTGGAGCAGGGCATGCCGGTGGATGCGGTGTTCCAGCTGGTGCCGGACCGCCTCGGCAATGTCTGGATCAGCAGCAACCGTGGTGTGCTGCGCACCGACATGGCCACGCTCAATGCGGTTGCCGACGGGCGCACGCCGCGGGTGGTGGTGGAGCGCTACAACGAGATCGACGGCATGGCCAATGCACAGGCCAACGGCAGCTCCAGCCCATCGGCGATCCTGCGCCAGGACGGTACGTTCTGGGTGGTCACTGCCGGTGGCCTGAGCACGGTCGACCCGCAGCGGCTGCAGCGTTTCCGCGAGCGGCCATCGCCGCCGGCGGCGATCGAGAGCGTGCAGGTGGATGGTGCGCCGGTGCACTGGGAGGGACCGGATCGCAACTCCATTCCCGGTGGCCGCCGGCTGGCGGTGAGTTATGTCGGCCTGAGCTACCTGATGTCCGACCGGATCCGCTACCGCACGCGGCTGGATGGCCTCGATGCTGGCTGGGTCGAGCGTGGCCCGCAGCGCAGCGTCGAGTTCGTCGGCTTGCCGCCGGGCGATTACACCCTGCACGTGGCGGCTGCACATCCGGGTGGCGCCTGGGGCCAGCAGGAAGCCGTATGGAGCTTCACCGTGGAGCCGTTCTGGTGGCAGCGACGCAGCGTGCAGGTGTTGGCCGGGCTGTTGCTGCTGGCCGGACTGGTAGCGTTGTACCGGCTGCTGCTGCAACAGCTGAAGGCCAGCAACCTGCGCCTGGCGCGGCGGGTGGACGAAGCGACCTTCGACCTGCAGGCCAAGACCGTGCACCTGCAGGCGCTGAACCAGGAAAAGACCGAACTGGCAGAGCGCCTGGCGCGGCAGGCCGAGGCATTTGAACGCCAGGCCCGCGAGGATGCGCTGACCGGGCTGGCCAACCGCCGCGGCTTCGACGAGACGCTGGCGCGTGACTTCGCCCGTTCGCAGCGCAGTGGTCATCCGCTGTGCCTGGTGGTGCTGGACATCGACCACTTCAAGGACGTCAACGACCGCCACAGCCACAGCATCGGCGATGCCGTGCTGGTGCAGGTGGCACGGTTGATCGCAGCGGCCTGCCGCGACTCCGACCTGCCGGCGCGCACCGGCGGCGAAGAGTTCGCGCTGCTGCTCAACGACACCCGCCTGGAGGAAGCCGCGCAGCTGTGCGCGCGTCTGCGCGGGCTGTTCCATGACCACCCGGACTGGGCGGGCGTGGACGGCCTGCGCGTGACCTTCAGTGCAGGCCTGGTGGAACTGGATGCTGACGACCGCACCCCGGCACTGCTGTACCAGCGCGCCGACCGCGCGCTGTACCGCGCCAAGAGCGATGGCCGGGATCGCACGAGCATTGGTTGATCGCATCCACGCATGGCGTGGATCTACGGGTGTTGCCGTACCAACGGTCGGCACCCAGCAGAGAAGTGACCCACCACAGAGATGATCGGCAGTTCCCAACGAGCGCAGCGACCCGCTGTTGCTTCCGCTTTTCTGATCTTTCCGTGGCGGCCAGCAGCCTGTCGAAGGCGGGGCAGGGTGGGTTCGCGGGGGTATCCGCGCCATGGATGGCGCGGCTAAGCCCCCAGGGACGGGTTCACGGCGTCCCCCGCGAACCCACCTTGCCCGGCCCAACCGATGATTCGCTTCCCGCCACGAGGGGCTCCGCCGTTGGCTGCCTTACCGCGGCCAGGCGTTGGCGATTGTGCAGAACAAGCGCGCGGTCTGTTCGGTGTCATACACCGCGCTGTGCGCTTCATTCGCATCCCAACCCAGCCCGGCGGCGGTGGCCGCACGCGCCAGCACCGTCTGCCCATAGGCGATACCGGCCAGGGTGACCGTGTCGAACACGCTGAACGGATGGAACGGGTTGCGCTTGTGGCCGGTACGCGCCACGGCCGCGTTGACGAAGCCGAGGTCGAAATGGGCGTTGTGGCCGACCAGGATCGCGCGCTGGCAGCCGTATTTCTTCATCGCCGCACGCACCGGGGTGAAGACGTGGTCCAGCGCCGCCTTTTCTTCCTTGGCCAGCCGGAACGGGTGGTCGAGGATGATGCCGGTCACTTCCAGTGACTTCGGGTCGATTTCCAGGCCTTCGGCCGGCACCACGTGGGCACTGGCGGTCTGGCCGGGGTAGAGCAGGCCGTTCTCGTCCATTTCGATCGGCACCGCAGCGATTTCCAGCAGCGCATTGCGCTGGCTGTCGAAGCCGCCGGTTTCCACATCCACCACCACCGGCAGGAAGCCGCGGAAGCGTTGTGACATCGCGCGCTGCGCCTGGGGGACTGCGGAATCGGGAGCGGCGGCAGGTGCGGGGGTGGGGTCAGTCATGCGTGAATTCTAGCAGAGCGATCCTGAGCGCCCGGCTGGCCCGTGGTGTACGGGTTCCCTGCGCAGGAGCGTGTCGACCAAGGTCGACACCCACCGGTGCATCGCGCGCTAAGGATTCCGGTAGGTGCCAACCTTGGTTGGCACACGGTGCACCGATCAGGGCCGGCATTTACCGCACCGCAGGCCCTGCCGTCCTGGCGGACGGCTGCCACCGGGCCAACCAGGCGTCTACGCTCAGCTTGCCGGCGCCGGTGAAGATCAGCGGCAGCAGCATGGCCATGAACAGCACCGGCAGCTTGAAGTTGCCGAAGCCTTGATCGCTGATCGCATAGCCCATCGCCAGGTCGGCCAGCGAGTTCCACTCCATCGGCCAATGCACCGCGTAGGTGGCCACCACGGTGAGCACCAGCAGGCTGGCGGCGGCGAAACGGGTGCCGAGCCCGAACAGCAGGCAGGCCGCCCCGACCAGTTCGAACCAGGTCGCCAGTTGCCAGTTCAGGGCGGCCGGCAACTGGTCGAACGGGAATGGAAAGGCGTCCTGCAGGTCGGCGAACCAGTTCTGGCCACGCAGCTTCTCGCGGCCGGATTCGAAGAATTCCCAGGCCAGCAGCAGGCGCAGGCCGAGCGGCGCCAACCAGGGGGCGAGACGGTCCAGCTGGCCGCGCGCGGCGGCCAGGGTCGGAAGGTTCATCAGGGGATCTCCGCGAATGGGGTGTCAGGCCGGGGCTATGAGCGGGCCGATCACGCCGGCCTGCAGGAATTGCCGCAGCAGCGCGGCACCGTGTCCGGCCAGCGCATCTTCGGCCAGGCCATGCGTGGTGGCGAGGTGTTGCAGGTAGGCATGGCCTTCCAGCCCAGGCTGTTCACCGATGCTGGACAGCAGGTACACCGCCAAGGGGCTGAGCGTAGCGAAACGCACTTCACCGTCGGCTTCGCGGCGGACCAGCAGGCCGGTGGGTTCGGGTGGTGGCTGGGTCGGTGCATCCTCTGCACCGAGACGGTGCACCGGCCATTGGTACAGCAGCGGCCATGCCAGCGGCGAGCGCTGCAGCGGCACCTGCAACGGGTCGATGTCGCGTGGCGGCGGAAGCGGCTCGGCCTGCAACTGGTACAGCGCGGTTTCCACCCACTCGTAGTGGGCCAGCTCGGCCAGCGCCGGGTGCGGCAGCTGCGGCTGTGCCTGAAGCCACTGCACGAACTCGGCGGCCAGCTCGGTGAACAGCGGTGTCTGGCAGCGATGGGTGGCGAAGTAGTGGCGCACCAGCGCGCTCCAGGCCGGTTCGCCGAGCAGGCGGACGCAGACCGGGAAACCGTTGCTCAGCAGCCCGAGCAGGTTGTTGAACAGCAGGTGCTGGTACACCGCCAACCGGCGTGGATCCAGGCCGGCCGGTGCGGGCACCGACTGCGGGTCGCGCAGATGCGCGGTGAATGCGTGCTGCTGCGCGCGCAGGGTGTCGGCGGCATCAGCCATGTGCGGCCCCGGCATGCGTGGCCTGCAGGCGCCGGATGGTCTGCAGCTCGCCCTGCAGTTCTGCATAGGGCGGAAAATTGAAATCGCGCTCGAGCAGGGTCGGGCGCGGGCCGATCCGCGCATAGGTCCGTGCCAGAAGCGCCCAGACCGGATCGATCACCGCACTGCCGTGGGTATCGATCTTCAGGTCCGGTGCTTCGTCCAGGTGCCCGGCCACGTGCAGGCAGACGATGCGCTCTGCGGGCAGTCCGGCAATGAAAGTGTCGGCGTCGTAGCCATGGTTGCAGGCATTGACGTAGACGTTGTTGACGTCCAGCAGCAGGTCGCAGTCGGCTTCGGCGAGCACCGCATTGGTGAAGGCCAGTTCGTCCATGGCCGGTTCCGGCGCCAGGTAGTAGGACACGTTCTCCACCGCGATACGGCGGCCGAGCAGGTCCTGCACGCGGGCGATGCGTGCCGCGGTGTGGCGCACCGCTTCGTCGGTGAACGGAATCGGCAGCAGGTCGTACAGGTGGCCGTCGTCGCTGCAGTAGCTCAGGTGCTCGCTGTACAGCGGCACGCGGTGCTTCTCGAGGAACTGGCCGACCTGCTCAAGCAGCTGGGTATCCAGTGGTGCGCTGCCGCCCAGCGACAGCGACAGGCCGTGGCAGCTCAGCGGATGGCGCTGCGCCAGTTCGGCCAGCGCATCACCGGCAGGTCCGCCGACGTGGATCCAGTTCTCCGGCGCGCATTCGAGGAAGTCGAAGTCGCCTGCAGGGGCGTCACGCAGGTCCTGTAGCAGCGCCCGGCGCAGGCCCAACCCGGCGGCCGCCGCACGAAGCGGCGACCGCGGGTGGACGAGGCTGGCGCGGACGTCAGTGCTTGCCACCGCACTTGCCTTCGCCGCACTTGCCTTCAGCCGACTTCTTGTCGCCTGTCTTGGCAGCGGCTGCACCCGCAGCCTTGCCCTTGTCGGCACCGCACTTGCCTTCGCCACATTTGCCTTCGGCAGCCTTGCCCTTGTCACCGCCGCACTTGCCTTCAGCGCTCTTGCCGTCGGCGCCGCACTTGCCTTCGGCGTGCTTGGTATCGGCAGCCTTTGCCGCCTGGCCAGCCACCAGATAACCCTGGGCGAGGTCGCTCATGCTCAGGGCCGAGGCACTGGCGGTCATGCCCAGGCCGGCGGCCAGGGCGGTAGCGGTCAGCAGGGACAGGGTCTTGTTGGAACTGCTCATCGGTCTTACTCCTGGGTGGTGGGCAGGTGCCCGGGGTGAATCGATGGTGCAGCGATCCTACTCAACGAATCCTCGCCAAGAACTCAAATTTTCGTGAGATTTGTTACAGAAGGGGAGACCGGTGGCCGGAACGCCCAAAACAAAAGGGCCGCTGTCACCAGGACAGCGGCCACCTTGGAGTCGACTCCGGTGTTGCGGCGCAGCGTCAGGGCTGCCCGGTGCTGGACGTCTCGTCGCGCTTTTCACGCGGCGGCAGTGGCTGCTCGCCGTGCACCAGGAACCACACGTTCTCGGCGATGTTGGTGGCGTGGTCGCCCACGCGCTCCAGGTTCTTCGCCATGAACAGCAGGTGCGTGCACGGGGTGATGTTGCGCGGGTCTTCCATCATGTAGGTCAGCAGCTCGCGGAACAGCGCGGTGTACTGCGCGTCCAGGCGGGCGTCGTCCTCGCGCAGTTCCAGCGCGGCATCGGCGTCGTTGTCGCGGTAGGCGGCGATGGCACGACGCACCTGCTGCGCGGCCAGGCGGCCCAGCGCACGCAGGCCCTGGATCTGCGGCAACGGCGGTACCTTGCCCAGCGCGATCGAGCGCTTGGCGACGTTGGCAGCGTAGTCACCGATGCGCTCGATGTCGGCCGGAATGCGCAGGCCGGCGAGGATCTCGCGCAGGTCGCGCGCCATCGGGCCACGCAGCGCCAGGCGCATCACGTCGTGGCTGATCTGCTGCTCCAGCGCATCGATCGCTTCGTCGTTGGCGATGATGCGATGGGCAGCGTTCTCGTCGCGCTTCTCGATCACGTCCATCGACGCTTCGAGCTGGGCGACGGCCATTTCGCCCATGCGCACGATTTCGGCCACCAGGCGCTGCTGCTCTTCGTCGTAGCTCTTGACGATGTGGTCGTTGGGAAGGTTCATGGTCTGCAATCCGGGTAGAGCCAGGCCATGCCTGGCTGGGACATGTGGCGAAGGAACAGCGTCGATCAGCCGAAGCGGCCGGTGATGTAGTCCTCGGTCTGCCGCTGCGACGGCTGCGAGAAGATCACTTCGGTGCGGTCGTGCTCGATCAGGTCGCCCAGGTACATGAAGGCGGTGTAGTCGGACACGCGCGCGGCCTGCTGCATGTTGTGGGTGACGATCACGATGGTGTACTCGTGCTTGAGCTCTTCCACCAGCTGCTCGATGCGGCTGGTCGAGATCGGGTCCAGCGCCGAGGTCGGCTCGTCCAGCAGCAGCACCGACGGGCGCAGGGCCACGGCACGGGCGATGCACAGGCGCTGCTGCTGGCCACCGGACAGGCCCAGTGCGCTCTGCCCCAGCTTGTCCTTCACTTCGTCCCACAGCGCGCCCTGGCGCAGCGCCTGCTCGACGCGGTCGGCCATGTCGGCCTTGCTCAGCTTCTCGTGGTGGCGGATGCCGTAGGCCACGTTCTCGAAGATGGTCATCGGGAACGGCACCGGCTTCTGGAACACCATGCCGACCTTGCTGCGCAGGCGGTTCATCGGGTATTTCGGCGACAGGATGTTCTCGCCGTCCAGCAGCACTTCACCGCGCGCTTCCAGCTTCGGGTACAGCGCGTAGATGCGGTTGAAGATGCGCAGCAGGGTCGACTTGCCGCAACCGGACGGGCCGATCAGCGCGGTCACGCGCTTTTCCGGGATTTCCAGGTTGATGCCCTTCAGGGCATGGAATTTGTCGTAGTAGAAGTCCAGTCCACGCGCAGCCAGCTTCACCGGCGACGGCGTGTGCAGGCTCTCGTGCGAGGACGGCACGGCGATGCGCTGCATCGGCACGGCGTTGGAAAGGTCGTTCATGGCGTTATCCACGGAAAGGTCAGTCATGGGAGATACGGTTGCGCAGCAGGATGCCGCGGGCGGCAAGGCTGACCAGCAACACGAAGACGGTCAGCACCAGGGCACCGGCCCAGGCCAGCACCTGCCAGGATTCATACGGGCTTCCGGCGAACTGGTTCATCACCACCGGCACCGAGGCCATCGGCTGGAAGATGTTGTTGTTCCAGTACTGGTTGCCGAAGGCGGTGAACAGCAGCGGTGCGGTCTCGCCGGAGATGCGCGCCAGGGCCAGCAGGATGCCGGTGATGATGCCGGCCGACGCGCTGCGGTACAGCACCTGCACGATCACCTTCCACTGCGGGATGCCCAGCGACAGGGCCGCTTCGCGCATCTGCGAGGGCACCAGGCGCAGCATTTCGTCGGTGGTGCGCACCACCACCGGCAGCACGATGAAGGCCAGCGACAGCGCACCAGCGAACGCCGAGAAGTTGCCGCCGGTCTGCATCACGTAAAGCGTGTAGACGAACAGGCCGAGCACGATCGACGGGGCCGACAGCAGGATGTCGTTGACGAAGCGGACCACGGTGCCGGCCTTGCGGGCGTTGCCGTACTCGGCCAGCCAGGTGCCGGCCAGCACGCCCAGCGGGGTGCCGATGCCGATCGCCAGCGCACACATCACCGCGCTGCCGAAGAAGGCGTTGGCGAGACCGCCTTCCTGCATCGGCGGCGGCGTCATCTTGGTGAACAGATCCAGATTGATGCCGGCCAGGCCCTTGGAGGCCAGGGTGAACAGGATCCAGCCCAGGAAGAACAGGCCGAACAGCGCGGTGGCACAGGACAGCGCGATGGCGATGACGTTGCCGATGCGGCGGCGAAGGTACAGGGAGTCAGCGGTGCTGGACATCAGTTGCCCTCCTTGCGGGACAAGCGCATCAGCATCAGGCGGGCGATGGCCAGCACCACGAAGGTGACGATGAAGAGGACGAAGCCGAGCAGCAGCAGGGCCGAACGGTAGGTTTCAGTGGCTTCGCCGAAATCGTTGGCGATCAGCGCGGCGATGGTGGTGCCCGGTTCCAGCAGCGACGGCGACAGGCGCACGCTGTTGCCGATCACGAAGGCCACCGCCATCGTCTCGCCCAGGGCGCGGCCAAGGCCGAGGAAGATGCCGCCGATCACCGCAGAACGGGTGTAGGGCAGGACGATGTCCCAGCTCACTTCCCACTTGGTGGAGCCGAGCGCGTAGGCCGATTCCTTCAGGCGGGTCGGTACGGTCAGGAACACTTCGCGCATCACCGAGGAGATGAACGGAATGACCATGATGGCCAGCACGAAACCGGCGGTGAGCATGCCGATGCCCAGCGGCGGGCCCTGGAACATGGGACCGATGATCGGCCATTCGCCCAGGGTCTCGTTGA
This portion of the Stenotrophomonas sp. WZN-1 genome encodes:
- a CDS encoding DUF692 domain-containing protein, whose protein sequence is MASTDVRASLVHPRSPLRAAAAGLGLRRALLQDLRDAPAGDFDFLECAPENWIHVGGPAGDALAELAQRHPLSCHGLSLSLGGSAPLDTQLLEQVGQFLEKHRVPLYSEHLSYCSDDGHLYDLLPIPFTDEAVRHTAARIARVQDLLGRRIAVENVSYYLAPEPAMDELAFTNAVLAEADCDLLLDVNNVYVNACNHGYDADTFIAGLPAERIVCLHVAGHLDEAPDLKIDTHGSAVIDPVWALLARTYARIGPRPTLLERDFNFPPYAELQGELQTIRRLQATHAGAAHG
- the phoU gene encoding phosphate signaling complex protein PhoU, producing MNLPNDHIVKSYDEEQQRLVAEIVRMGEMAVAQLEASMDVIEKRDENAAHRIIANDEAIDALEQQISHDVMRLALRGPMARDLREILAGLRIPADIERIGDYAANVAKRSIALGKVPPLPQIQGLRALGRLAAQQVRRAIAAYRDNDADAALELREDDARLDAQYTALFRELLTYMMEDPRNITPCTHLLFMAKNLERVGDHATNIAENVWFLVHGEQPLPPREKRDETSSTGQP
- the pstC gene encoding phosphate ABC transporter permease subunit PstC, with amino-acid sequence MNAIAQPVAAPSTRDARDARNDKLFRWVLVGTVIFVLIALACAALSMLWGGRHALQMQGLSFFFSADWNPVENKFGALAPIYGTLVTAVIAMVIAVPVSFGIAFFLTEVAPRWLRGPIGTAIELLAGIPSIIYGMWGLFVLVPVMTEYVTPFLNETLGEWPIIGPMFQGPPLGIGMLTAGFVLAIMVIPFISSVMREVFLTVPTRLKESAYALGSTKWEVSWDIVLPYTRSAVIGGIFLGLGRALGETMAVAFVIGNSVRLSPSLLEPGTTIAALIANDFGEATETYRSALLLLGFVLFIVTFVVLAIARLMLMRLSRKEGN
- the rnt gene encoding ribonuclease T, producing MSQRFRGFLPVVVDVETGGFDSQRNALLEIAAVPIEMDENGLLYPGQTASAHVVPAEGLEIDPKSLEVTGIILDHPFRLAKEEKAALDHVFTPVRAAMKKYGCQRAILVGHNAHFDLGFVNAAVARTGHKRNPFHPFSVFDTVTLAGIAYGQTVLARAATAAGLGWDANEAHSAVYDTEQTARLFCTIANAWPR
- the pstA gene encoding phosphate ABC transporter permease PstA, giving the protein MSSTADSLYLRRRIGNVIAIALSCATALFGLFFLGWILFTLASKGLAGINLDLFTKMTPPPMQEGGLANAFFGSAVMCALAIGIGTPLGVLAGTWLAEYGNARKAGTVVRFVNDILLSAPSIVLGLFVYTLYVMQTGGNFSAFAGALSLAFIVLPVVVRTTDEMLRLVPSQMREAALSLGIPQWKVIVQVLYRSASAGIITGILLALARISGETAPLLFTAFGNQYWNNNIFQPMASVPVVMNQFAGSPYESWQVLAWAGALVLTVFVLLVSLAARGILLRNRISHD
- a CDS encoding DoxX family protein, whose protein sequence is MNLPTLAAARGQLDRLAPWLAPLGLRLLLAWEFFESGREKLRGQNWFADLQDAFPFPFDQLPAALNWQLATWFELVGAACLLFGLGTRFAAASLLVLTVVATYAVHWPMEWNSLADLAMGYAISDQGFGNFKLPVLFMAMLLPLIFTGAGKLSVDAWLARWQPSARTAGPAVR
- a CDS encoding putative DNA-binding domain-containing protein yields the protein MADAADTLRAQQHAFTAHLRDPQSVPAPAGLDPRRLAVYQHLLFNNLLGLLSNGFPVCVRLLGEPAWSALVRHYFATHRCQTPLFTELAAEFVQWLQAQPQLPHPALAELAHYEWVETALYQLQAEPLPPPRDIDPLQVPLQRSPLAWPLLYQWPVHRLGAEDAPTQPPPEPTGLLVRREADGEVRFATLSPLAVYLLSSIGEQPGLEGHAYLQHLATTHGLAEDALAGHGAALLRQFLQAGVIGPLIAPA
- the pstB gene encoding phosphate ABC transporter ATP-binding protein PstB; its protein translation is MNDLSNAVPMQRIAVPSSHESLHTPSPVKLAARGLDFYYDKFHALKGINLEIPEKRVTALIGPSGCGKSTLLRIFNRIYALYPKLEARGEVLLDGENILSPKYPMNRLRSKVGMVFQKPVPFPMTIFENVAYGIRHHEKLSKADMADRVEQALRQGALWDEVKDKLGQSALGLSGGQQQRLCIARAVALRPSVLLLDEPTSALDPISTSRIEQLVEELKHEYTIVIVTHNMQQAARVSDYTAFMYLGDLIEHDRTEVIFSQPSQRQTEDYITGRFG